A single genomic interval of Sceloporus undulatus isolate JIND9_A2432 ecotype Alabama chromosome 2, SceUnd_v1.1, whole genome shotgun sequence harbors:
- the LOC121920326 gene encoding uncharacterized proline-rich protein-like, giving the protein PPPPPPPPPPPPSPPPTPPPPPPPAVPNSCSWTIWIFKPKSHPVTATIFPSPRLPPPPPSPPPPPSPPPSPLPSP; this is encoded by the exons cccccccccccccccccccctcctcccccccccccctcccccccccccacccctccgccccctcccccccccgccgTCCCTAACtcct GCAGCTGGACCATTTGGATTTTCAAGCCAAAGTCGCACCCAGTCACAGCCACAATATTTCCGTCACCCCGTCTTCCGccacctcctccctccccccctccccccccctctccccctccttcccccctcccctccccc